The nucleotide sequence CCATCCCACCTCTTAGCCCATCCCCACCAAACCGATGCCAAGGAGGTTTTAGGTGCTGGCTTTGAAATCCTTTGGCACCAGTTTGCTCAGACCCAGGCCTCGAGCCAGACCCTAGGCAGACAGATGAATCAGACCCAGGAGGGGaagtgccaggggctgggagtgaAGAGGAGGGCCCAAAGGTCTGCCCCCAGAGTTGAGGAGGTGAGACTGAGCTGGAGGTGCAGCTTgttcagaggcagagagagggctCAGGGCATCTACAGATAGGTCCATTGGTCTGGGGTGTGGGGTGGAGCAGGGAGAGATCACCCTCTGCTTTTGGTCACCAAGAATTAGTCCATGGAGgagtgccaggctgggccagGATCTTCCCAGGGCAGAAGTGGTCCGGGGCTGCTTGCATGCAACATCCTGGCAGTTCCACTTCTGTGTGTCAGCAAGGACAGCCAGTGAGTAGTCTGTCCCTGTGGCCCACAGCCGAGCTGGGAAAGTCAAGCCTTGCAAGTTGGGCTTGGATGAGGGTCTGCCCTGCTCCCCAGCCTTCTGCACTTTGCATCACCTGTCTGaacctgtttctttttatcaCTCAGGCAGGGGTAGGAACACAGGCTGATTTTAAGTGCCCTCAGGATGGTTTCTTGACCCCAGTACTCGTGGGTGGCCGAGGCAGGGGATGTCCAGAGGTCAGCGGGCAGCCCGAGCCCTCAGCCACCTGCCGCCCTCTGTCTCACAGGCGCGGGCCCAGGCCGAGGCCCTCCGCATCAGCGACGTGCATTTCTCCGTCAAGCCGAGCGCCAGCGCCTCCTCGCCCAAGCTGCATTCCAGCGCTGCGGTGCACCGGCTCAAGAAGGACATCCGCCGCTGCCATCGCATGTCCCgccgccccctgccccgcccagACCCCCAGGGGGGCAGCCCCGGCCTTCGCCCGCCCATCTCCCCTTTCTCCGAGACGGTGCGCATCATCAATCGCAAGGTCAAGCCGCGGGAGCCCAAGCGGAACCGCATTATCCTGAACCTGAAGGTGATCGACAAGGGCCCAGGCGCAGGCGGCGCCGGGCAGGGGGCTGGGACTCTTGCCCGCCCCAAAGTCCCGTCCCGGAACCGCGTCATCGGCAAGAGCAAGAAGTTCAGCGAGAGCATCCTGCGCACGCAGGTCCGCCACATGAAGTTCGGCACGTTCGCGCTGTACAACAAGCCCCCGCCCGGCCCTCTGCAGCCCCCGCCTCCCGGCAAGACCGACATCGCCGCCTCCCCAGGCCAGGGGCTGCTCCTGGCGCCCCCCAGTGCCCCCTACGACGCGCGCAGCTCCAGCTCCTCCGACTGCCCCTCGCCCGTCCCGCACTCCTCCGAGCCGGAGGACGCGCCCCCCAAGCTACTCCCGGAGACCACGAGCCCGTCGGACCCCGACTGGCGGGAGCCCGAGGTTCTTGACCTGTCCCTCCCGCCCGAGGCGGCGGCCACCAGCAAGCGGGCGCCTCCCGAGGTCCCTGCAGCTGCCAGCCAGGCCCTTCCCACCGCCCCTGAGCCGGCCGGCGCCGCCTCCGAGCCCGAGGCGGGGGACTGGCGCCCTGAGATGTCACCCTGCTCCAACGTGGTCGTCACCGACGTCACCAGCAACCTCCTCACGGTCACTATCAAGGAATTCTGCAACCCAGAGGATTTCGAGAAGGTGGCTGCTGGAGTAGCAGGCGCCGCAGCGGGGGGTGGCAGCAGCGGGGCGAGCAAGTAAGGGGCGCTCCACCAAGGAGGGGGGGGCTGGGGGGCGCCCTCCTGCCCAAAGTCATACTCTTGCTCCCGCCCCCCACACTCCCCGCCCTCATACAACCCCGCCTGTGCTTTGCTTGTTTCAAAAGGCTCGGTGTTGACCCCGGGATGGAGCTGGGTAGTTGGAGACCCTCTGAAGCCCAGTGGGAGGGGCAGGCCTGAaacggggtggggctggggtgggggcgaggGCATCGGGAAGTCCTCCCTCTTACCTCTTGGCACCTTCCTTGCCCACGCACAGTGGGGCCTGCCGGGTGGCTCCTGGGGAGTTTCAGAACCTGGGGTTCAGCTGCCCTCCCCACATCCCGCCCTGTCTCTCCCCAGCTTGCTTCCAGCTCTCGCGCACAGCATCTGATTTCTCGGTGCTAACCCCCGGCAGCTGCGGGGCTCCTTAGGGGACCCCCATCCCAGCATGGGCACcgtccctttccttcctccagatAACCCGGGAAggaggggcagggatggggaagccaggACAGAGGTGGAGATGAAGGCGGCCGTGGCCCCTCTCCCCCCTTTCCCCTCTCCCGTGCGAGGGCGGCAGGAGCTGGGCCCACGTTTGGACCACCCAAGTGGGCCCCACCCACCCATCTCTTTCCTAATTTCTCtcttgaaggtgggaggggctggCACGAACCTCGCCTGCCATGGCCTCCGGGCATCTAAAGGTCCCTCAGTTTCAACCAAAGGTGCTACAAGAACCTGCTGCGCGGACTTCCGGCTGCGCATGCGCCTGCCGCCCCAGGCGCGTCCGCGTGTATCCGTATTTGCGTAGGGTCCCGGACCTTCCCTGGCCATCAGCCGGGCCTGGGACCTGATCCAGGTCCGAGGAGTTTGCTGCGGAGGCCTAGCTTCCCGGCGCGCGTGTGCAGGGGCGGGGCGCCCGACCCCCGCCTTTGTCCTTTGGGGTGGTCGGACCTGGCATAATGGGGACTGAGGCCGAGGGGAGACAGGCCCCTGTCCCAAGCTGCTGCTTCCTTTTGGCTGCGGGGAGTTGGAAGCCTGGACACCGTTCTTAGGGTCTCCGGcttctcccctccccgccccctctctTGCTTGTGATCGCCCAGGCTCTGTCACAGCCCAGCCTTCTCCAAGCAGCAGGAGGCCTCCACTGCTCTAGGCAGCTTCCTTTGCTGCTGCGGCCTGGGAACATGAGTTGTCCATACCAGTGGCAGAGACCAAAACCCCGGTTTTAGGCCGCGTGCTGGGAGGGCAGACTGGCCAAAGCGGGGGATAGACGAGGGGGCCCGGTGTCCTTCAGGAGAACGGGCATGTGCAGGACCCGGGGTCTGGGGCGCAGGGAATGCAACCCCGCTGGCCAGCCCTGGGGCACTACCTGGGTGGTTTGCAACGAGTGGGAGTCCTTACTGGTGGCTCGAGGTGGCTTCCTGGTGTATCAGCTTAGAACCAGTGATGTCAGAAGGAGGACGCAGAAAGGGAATTCCGGGTGGTTAACAAACACCTTGGCCCTAAGCATGGGGAGGACTCTGTCTTCCGACTCTCCCTGCCAGATTGTGGCAGGGTCCTCCGACCCTCCCCGAAACATTGATAGAACTAGGGTGGTCACAGGGTTCGGGTGTCTGGAGCTCCTGACCCCTCCCCATCCTGCCCTTCTGTTGGCTCCGTGGCCGTCCAAGTGCCAATTGGCTTCGCCCCAAATAAGGGCTGGTAtttctcctctgtccttagagGGGATTCCCTcccccttccacacacacacaccgaccCCCACACCAGGTGCGTGTCCACCTGGGTGCCAGTTACAGGTGTTTCCAGAGACCATAGAAATGTGTTTTCCTGAGAGTCCGTGTCATTCGTGACCTTTTTTGTAAAGAAGTTGTGTTTTCAGAGGTGATTTTATgacaggaaagtgaaagaattAGTTttgcaaaaaacagaaaaaaagaaaaaaaaaatgggggggagaaatagaaaaaaatattgtggGATTCCTaggggttggggagggtggggagaaagatatttaaagaaaaactagtaACGCAGCGATTGCACAGCTGAGGCGGCAATGTAAGGAACGTGGACAGAGGCCTAGGCCCAGTTGGGAGGGCGCCCCCACCCCGGCAACAGCCCCCCTTCCTTGGCCCGAGACAAGTTAAGCCCTCCCTCCTGTGCTCTGCCCAGGTTCCACTCTTGTCCCAGCTCAGACAGAAGGATGACCCCTGTTCCCAAAGGAACTTGCCAGAAGCTTCAGGGGCCAGGCAGGTAGAGCTGAGATTGGGGGAGGCAGGGGTCAGCAGGGGTTCCACTGTTCCTGGGACCCAGCATTGGTGACTCTCCAGGAAGGCTGGTGAGGGGGTACAATTGGGTTCCTTGCCCCCCTTCATTCCTTTGCCAGCCTGTTGGTCCTTCTGGTTCCTCCACCGCCACCCCATGGgggcatctccctccccattgccCCAATGACCATGATACCCCCAAGCTTCCCTGGCCAGGTAGGGATTGCTGCAGGTGTCAGGAAGACAGGAGCTGTGGACTCTGGGAGAGCCTTCGGTGGTGATCATGGTGGGTTGGGGGTAACCCTAGGGAGAGGGTGTGTCCGCCCCTGTCTCTTTCCACAGGTGAGTCGCTGCCCTTGACCCCCAGCTGTGCAGCCCTGCCCCAGCAGAGGCACGCATGCGCATGGCTGTCTCCCAGGCAGGCAGCTCCCCTGGGGGCCCAAGTGGGCACCGGGTCAAGAGCAAGCGGAGCCCTCCTTACCTCTCTCCCAGAGTGGCTCTGAGCCGGGCCCAGTAGCCCCCACCACACTTGCACAGACCAGCCTCCCGTgggccctccctcccctgctgctgcttttcCGTTTGCCTAATTACCAAGCAGAAGTTGCAGTTTGGttggctttattttttgtatatgaaaGACCCCTCAAGACCCGGTCTTCTTCCTTGTTCAATATTGGTTGGGGTCATCTCCCCTTAATGCCACCCTCTCCTCGCCCCCATGTCATAGGAAACAGATGAGGTCTGGTGTCTGGTTTGAGGTGGGAACTTGGAACCCATCCCTGTCTCATTCCCCTCCCAGATACTCAGTTTGCCCGTCTGTGAAATGGGTGTATTGGGCAGCATGGCCTTTTCCTAAAGCATGGCCTTTTCACCTGTTGGTGTCCAGGCAGCTGCTGAGGATTAGGTGGTGGTGGAGGTTGCTGGCACTGGGGCCTCTACTCCCACAGCTGCTTTTCATTCTCACCCTGCAAAGGGGTCAGGATCAAAATGGGCTCCAGCAGAGCCCAGTGAGGCAGGCAGAGTGGGAAGGGTCACCCCACTTCCAAGGCCAGGAAACTGGGCCTCTGAGAGGCAAAGCTGCTTCATTGGAATGAAGAGCCCAGCTGCTCTGGCCTTTCGGGGACAACCTTTGAAAGGTGGAGTCCAGGGCCCTGGAGCTACCACAAAGCCAGGGGCTTTCCCTGAGCCAGGCAGTCCTGGGTGAGAGGTCGGCCCAAAGGAGGAAGTTGTTGGCTCGGGGAACTGGGCCACCACCAGCCTTTCTAGCCTCCGGGTGGACCCAAGTGGACACACTGCCTTTTGTGTCTTTAGGGGTTTTGTTGGTGGTTGTTAGTTTTGTGTTTTGggaggattttttcttttctgtttttttttttttttttttttttttgcacttggCCCATGCCGGACAGTGGGACCCGCCTGGTCAGTTCCACTTTCAGGCTCCCATGCACTAGCCCAAGGCAGCCTCTTGGGGGCTTGTATGGTTTAAGGAatcacttttggaaaaaaaaaaaaaggaaagtgtttaaaggtttttggtgttttttttttctgtctgcatCTCCTCTCAGATTGAGAAAGCCCAGAATTAGGGGCTACCActccaggagagagggagggtgtCCCCATCCTGGCCCTATCTTATTGATAGTTACCAAGACACCAAGATGGGGACAGGCTGGGTGGAGACCGAGGTACCCATCTCCCAGGCCTGTGGGGTCACCCCATCCCGCCTTGAAGGAGTCAGCACCTCACTCCAGCAGTGGGTGAGTGCCTGTTGTTTGCAGAGCTTCAGTTAGGCAAAGGGGGGCTGGTGGTCTAATGAGGGACCCCTTGCAAGAGGCCACAGTACAAGGAACCAAGGGTTCTGGGGCCTCCCCCTGCTATTGGGTGGAGTAGAGATGGAGACTTCTTGttggttttaatttaaaaacgCAAAAGCCTAAAGAAAtgtatcttataatttttttttaatttttgaaaagctCATTTAATGAATTGTGCACGAATgaattctatatatataaaatatacatatatagctcTATATTTGGGGAGGGGTGctatctcttttttctctcattttaaaaatgaagtgttGTTGCCTTTGTCTGTGGTTCAACCATCCAGCTCCCAGCTGGCTAAACTTTGCCTCCAGTGGTTCAAGACAGGAAACTAGTGGGGGGAGCGGGAGACCGGAGACGCGGGGCGGGGGCGCCACCCCAGTGCAGGGCTGGGCCTCCGGGCCACCTGCTCCTCTGCCAGAGGTCGCGGGTGGAGAAACGCCTTGTGTGGGCTGTGGGTTTCGGTTCTGTTGTTCTGAAATCGGTTGTTTctgggccgggggaggggggtcTGTGCTACTCTCGTCTTGTATGTTTTGTTCTGCTGCTCTTCAATATCGTATCAATGCCAGGAAGGGGGCGCAGAAAGCCTCTTTGgccccccccaaataaattgTCACATTCCGAAGCTAAGCTCTAGCCTCTGGTCTGTCTCGTTTCTTCTGGCTGAGACTGTGATCTAGAAAGCTCAGGCCGTGCCTCCCCCATTGCAGCGAGGAGAGGGGGTCCTGGCCCTCAGCAGTGGTGGGCCAGTGCTCCAGCCCATTTCCAAGCTCCCCGTCTCCTACCCCGCCTCCACCTTGTAAGTAAGCTAAACTTGAAGGGAGTGCCCCCTACACAGGAAAAGCGGTGTGTGTGCCACATCTTGGAACCTGGAGACTACCTGGTCGGCGGGCACGTGGAGGGGTGGTGAGGGTCCCACCACTGCCCAGTCCCCAGGTCCTCACAGCACCTGCAGAGAGGGCATCCCCCGGGGGCTGGATCCCTAGCCAGCGGGTCACCACAGAGCCTGGGAGGGAGCAGGCTAGGGTAGGGGGCACGAGCTAGACCCTTGCCagcggtggtggtggttcagtcaagTTGTACCcgagtctgtgaccccatggactgcagcacgccaggcttccctgtccttcaccatctcccagagcttgcccagaCTCGTGTAATTCCCTTGCCAGTAACAACCAGTGTTAACAAGAAGCTGCTTCAGTTCAGAGAAACCTGTTTGCTGGGTGTTTGTGCACCTTCTCTAATGAGAATAGTGGACTGAGGAGCATGTCGGACGCCCACAGGGGTCCGAAAGCATCAACCCCCTGCAGACGCCGGAGCCCTCACGGGTCTGCTGTGAGCAGCACCTCTGTCCATCTGTAGCCACTCATTTGTCAGGCCTGAACCAGGTGTTGCCTTCcagccctccccttccccaccgcccccacccccttgtTGTGTAAGCCCCAAGGCTGGCCTCTCCAAGGTGTCCCCACCctgcgcccccaccccacctgtcCTGACCCCAGCTTCTCTGACAAAACCTCCATGATCTGCTGTGCCCTCCCGGCACCTCACCTCAGGGGGCTGGCAGCCCTGCTTAGAGTCTTCAGGAAGCCCACTGCCCTCGGGATCGTGTCCCAAGTGTCCCCCACTCCcccggccacacacacacacacacacacgtgccccccgacacacacaagtgttcacacacacactgtaccCAGGGAGAGTGCCCTGCCTGAGCCCCCATCCCTATCCTGGCCTGAGGTCTTGGCCCTCCCGTCCCTCAAGGCGGGCTAGCTCTTCACCCCAGCCTCACCCCCTAGGATCCATGCCTGACACCTTTTCCTCTAAGTGTCACCAAGCTCGGTCCTCCTCCCTTGTTAGCACCGTCAGCGAGGCTTGAGAGTGACTGAGCGGTCGACGTGGGGCCCCAGTGCCACTCGTCCAGCTGGCCGAGGTCCAACAGGAATGTGTTTCTGTCTGAGAATGGTCTAGAAACAGAAGTTGGGCAGGGGGGTGggaaggtggggggcgggggggagatGGGACCCCGGGTCGAGTCAGGGCTGGCATCCTCCGGGACCCGCTCCCATTTTGTTATCTCGCCCAGTTCAGGGTTCCATCCTCCAAAAACCCCCATTCGGTACTTAAACAGCAATAACCTGAGTAGTCAGCACACCAGCTGCCTGTCAGGCCTCTGTGAGCTCTCTGCCTTCCCCCCTCACGCCCTGCCCGCCCTCCCCAGTGCCCAGGGTGATGAGCCAGTGTCACAGAGGAGGGCCAAGGATGGAAGAAATTCCTTGGCCCCCCCAGTGGCACAGCGGAGGGGGGCTTTCCCACCCCCACCCGTTTCTCTCTGGGGTTGAGACCATGTGGGCTGCCCTTGTGAGGGGCAAGCATCTCGTTGCAAGCATCATGTTCAGGGCTTAGCATCTCGATTGCCCCTTGTCACAAGTCCTGGGGGCCTTCTCTCAGCAGCCCAGTCCACCTATTAGCTGCAGATAAATGAGTGTGACCTCGGCAGCTTCTTAAGGAGGATGGGAGGGTTTGTGCCAAAGCTTGGGCAAGACCACACAGCTGGGCTCAGGGAGCCCAGCGTGCCCCGCCTGAGGTGAATCAGCACCCTGGCAGCCTGCCGAGCTGGTGCCTCGTCTACCAGGCGAGcggccccctcccctcaccccaccctatTCCTGGGCGTCACCGGGAGTGAAGGTCAGCCGTGGGGTGCAGCTTAGGAGCCAGGTAAGGCGGAGGGGTTGAGATGCAGTGAGAATGACAACTTTGCAGATTTATTGTCGTCTCATAGAAGCTGAAAGCGTGCTGCTATTTCTGTCCTTGTTACGCTGTACCTGAGGTGAAGGGGGGTCAGAGTGGCAGCATCTAAATGCGGAGCACCCCCGAGGCTGGAGCCCAAGCCTGTCTGCACCCTCTTTGTTCAGGCTGCTATCCTCTGAGGGCTCACGCTTCAAAAGGTCTCTGCTGGGAGAGGCCAAGCAGGGACAGCTCACCCATAGGGCGGAGCCCAGAAGGGAGCAGAAGTGAGCGGGGGTCCTGGCCTCTGGGCATCCATGCGCTCTGAGCCTTTGAGAATCAGAGGAGGGACAGAGGCCAGGACTTGAAATCACTGCATGAGCTCTAATGAGGCCTGGACGTGGCCCAGGCAGTGGGAGGGGGGTGACAGGAAGTGGGCACAGAGATTTGGAATATTGAGGATTTGGTGATTGGGTTTgagtgtggacttccctggtggctcagacagtaaaggtcTGCCTActgtgtgggagacccgggttcgacccctggattgggaagatcccctggagaaggaaatggcaacccactccagtgctcttgtctggaaaattccatggacggaggagcctggtaggcaacagtccatgcggtcgcaaagagttggacacgacttcactttcaagtgCTGTGAGAGGGACCCTCTGAAATACCTCCTGGGTATCTGGTGCAGGTAAAGGAGTGGGTGTTGTCATCACGGGCTGGGGGGCCGGCGAAGGAGTCAGCCTGGTAGGGAGGTGAGTGTAGTTTGGGACACCTTGGATGGATAtcaggcagaggagccaggaggaatTTTCACGCGGAGGTTTGAGACGTGGAGTGAGTTCCTTCTCAGGCTTTCCCCGTAGCTCCAGCAGgttaaaaatccgcctgcaatgcaggagatgcgggttcaatttgTGATGCAggttggggaagatctcctggaggaggaaatgacaattcactccagtattcttgcctgggaattctctTGGACAGAAGAgcagtggactatagtccataatgtcaaaaagagttggacacagcttagggactgagcacgcacacctACCTCCCAGGTGCTGCTGGAGAAATCAGTCCCTTTGCTGAAGAGCCTTTGCCCCCAGGTGCCCCTCAGCTCTGAGATGACTGATCACCAGACATTCTGGAAGGACCACTGGGGACTTAGGTGCTTAGCTGCTGAAGCCATTGGGATATACAGCCCCTGCCTGCCACCCCTACCCTCCCAACTTTATGCCTTTCATCTGAGTGAGGTTATAAAGTAGGTGGCTGGGGGATGATGAACCCCATCAGATAGGCGAGGAGGTGGagcaagggacttcccagggTCACTCAGAAGCAGAAGAATGGAAGCTGGATCTTGGGTATCATGCATGGAAGCTTTTTAAGAGCCAACTGCTGCACAGTATTGGAGACACCAAAGAAACTAGAACATTCTTTTAAATACCCAACTGGGCTTCCAAGAGAGTAAAGAAATCCCCAGggactaaaaacaaacaaagaggaAGCCAAAATCAGGGTGACGAGCGGTTGCCAATCCTTTGGGGGGGTCTATGGTGGCTTGGGGACAAGGGTGGAGAGGTTGTTGACCTTTGCTGATCTTGGTAACTGAGGAGCTTGGATTTTACATCTATGTTGGGATGGGAGACAAGGCCTTGGGCCCCTGCCGAGAGAGTTTTGGAACTAAGACACCTGAGTAAAGCTGGACCCATATCCTCAGTGAAAGAGCAAACGGAAGAGAAATAATCCTTTTGCAAAAAAGCAGAAGAAGTTGTCAAAGAAGTTGGCTCATTTTGGGCTctgttggaaaaataaaaatcgaGTCTCTCTCGAGAAATTCTAACTCTAGGCGTTCCCTCACACAAAATTTGAGGTTTGAATTTGCATTGCCCACACGGTCCCAGAACTCCTAAGTCtggaaattaatataaaaagcaaacacgGGGTGGTTTACACCCACAGAGCAGGTGGCAATAGCAAAGGCAAGCCTCTCTGGAGAGACATTCCCACAGTAAAGGCCACGTGGGCTACTCACAGATAAAAGCCTTGCTAACACGAGCTCTCAATTCCAAAttacaaaacatacaaagaagcaAGCCACAAACCACAGAACAACAAACAGCACATATAGAATTCTGCATCTGATGTGTTATTTTCAAGCACACACTGAAGGTTTCCAAAAAAGATCGTGAATACAGGATGTAGTAGGACATGAAGCCAAGTCCCAATAAATTTCAAGAAATTGGTGTCACAGATCacgtttaatttaaaaatcaatagcaaaaacTTAACTGTTAATTAAAGACAAAACCTCATGTATTTAGACAGAAGCCCAGATCTCTCATTCCTGTGCATTTTTCTCCCTTCCCAAACTTCTGAAGTCTCTTTGGAACAGTGAGATTCCAGGATGgatgtgaaagtgttggtcagATGGCAGGCAcacaggagggtcacagccagtcTGAGTTGAAGCTGGATATGGGAACAGGTCCCCCTCTGATCTCTAGACAGGATGTGATCATTAGAGCCAAAGACCAAAGTCCTCTCTGTCTTTTCCAAAAAATGGGCTCAGCGGGTGACAAAGACACGAGCCTGCATTTAAAAGACAGCCATCAGCCTTTATGAGCCAGAGGGTCTGGAAAACATCCTTGCAGAGCCAGGGTGGGCTGCTAGGAATGGGACAGAGCAGGTGGCGGGGGTTCTTGGTGCTGTCTCATAAAGACAAACCCTGCTGCCAACAAGCCCCATGCTCTTTTGGGGTGGATTTGGAGGTCCCCCGGGGTTCTCTGTGAAGGCTTGGATACTCCCATCTGTGAGCAACGAAATAGGACACACTTTGGAAGAGGCACACGTGGCCTCTGTCCCCCACGGGGACTCATTACAGTGATCATCATCTCACTGGCTCCCTGGGCCATCCGTGCGGGTGCTCACAGCTCAGTTTCCACGCAGTGGCGTCCTAATGGAGGCTTGCTGTTCTCACCATCCCTGGCTCCCTCCTGTGCtcatctgcctgcctgcctttgaCAACTCAGGCACTGTAAAGAGACCCTTGTCCAGGTTCAGGTGGCCAGGTTGCTCACCTCTCAAGGCCTCCATGCTCCTCAGCAGTAAAAGAGGCCAGGACTCCTTGCTTGGCACGGTTCCTTGGGAGGACTGAATGGAGTGAGTGTGAAAAGCATTTGCTCAAGCACCACATGGGTAAGAAGGGACACAGATCTTCCTTCCTGAGTGGCCAGGATTGACCACTCCTCTGACTTCCCATCCCGGCGTTCCAGCCTCCTGCTCACCAATTCTTGATGCCTTCCTCCCATGGAACAGCTTGTCAGTGGTGGAAGAACAGTGGAGGAGTCTGAGCTCtgccagctgtgtgatctcaggctGGTCACTCACGCTCTCTGAGCCCCTGTAACCTCTTCTGTAAAGCGGAGGGGAGCGCTTCCTCTCATTATCTTTTCCAACTCAGAATCACTCTAAGGGTAACTAACGAGTACAGAGTGGACCTTTCGAGGACTGACTCATTAAATCCTCAGCTTCCAGAGAGCACAGTGCGAACAACACACAGATGAGGGAGGAACTGAGGGCTCAGAAAGGcaaagtaacttgctcaaaaaTTCCTACGTGGTAGAGCTGGGGTGTGAACCCATGCAGTCATACTTACCCACCAGGCCAGCATCCTCCCTGTGTAGCCTGGTGAGGGCTCAGTCACTGTCTGAGTGGG is from Bubalus bubalis isolate 160015118507 breed Murrah chromosome 4, NDDB_SH_1, whole genome shotgun sequence and encodes:
- the CBX6 gene encoding chromobox protein homolog 6, whose protein sequence is MELSAVGERVFAAESIIKRRIRKGRIEYLVKWKGWAIKYSTWEPEENILDSRLIAAFEQKERERELYGPKKRGPKPKTFLLKARAQAEALRISDVHFSVKPSASASSPKLHSSAAVHRLKKDIRRCHRMSRRPLPRPDPQGGSPGLRPPISPFSETVRIINRKVKPREPKRNRIILNLKVIDKGPGAGGAGQGAGTLARPKVPSRNRVIGKSKKFSESILRTQVRHMKFGTFALYNKPPPGPLQPPPPGKTDIAASPGQGLLLAPPSAPYDARSSSSSDCPSPVPHSSEPEDAPPKLLPETTSPSDPDWREPEVLDLSLPPEAAATSKRAPPEVPAAASQALPTAPEPAGAASEPEAGDWRPEMSPCSNVVVTDVTSNLLTVTIKEFCNPEDFEKVAAGVAGAAAGGGSSGASK